In Syntrophorhabdaceae bacterium, a single window of DNA contains:
- the recQ gene encoding DNA helicase RecQ — MKTVDTRMSPRDILKSYFGYTSFRPHQEDIIDHLVAGGDAFVLMPTGSGKSLCYQIPALTRPGVCVVVSPLIALMQDQVDAVRELGIRAGFLNSTLNVRQARSIEQRAMEGGLDLLYVAPERLVTDSFMRLLTRMEICLFAIDEAHCVSQWGHDFRPEYLELGVLAGMFPGVPRVALTATADETTRREIVDKLHLAKARLFITSFDRPNIRYRVEIKEKEKDQLLDFISSEHSGESGIVYCMTRKKTDEIARFLQEKGFPALPYHAGLDRELRLRHQREFLQGEGTIMVATIAFGMGINKPDIRFVAHLNLPRTLEGYYQETGRAGRDGEPADAWMVYSLADIVMLRQILEESPGDENFKAIQYRKMEAMLGYSETARCRRQVLLGYFGETLVDACGNCDMCLGHVEVIDGTLIAQKALSCAYRTGQMFGTNHLVDVLLGKDTSRVRSFGHDKVSTYGIGKELSAYEWRSVYRQLVAAGLMKVDMEKKGGLRLSGRCSAVLRGQEVFQLRKDPVPVRKNARKKALGGPTAARLNEDQKYFEFDPVLWERLRSLRFELAKSSSIPAYTVFHDSTLKELVTRLPDTLEEMLTISGIGQAKLEKYGELFLEVIRKHREETASEA, encoded by the coding sequence ATGAAAACTGTTGACACCCGCATGTCGCCGCGGGATATCCTGAAGAGCTATTTCGGATACACTTCCTTTCGCCCTCACCAGGAGGATATCATTGACCATCTTGTCGCTGGTGGGGACGCCTTTGTGCTCATGCCGACGGGCAGCGGAAAATCGCTCTGCTACCAGATACCGGCGTTGACCCGGCCGGGGGTGTGCGTCGTGGTCTCGCCGCTCATCGCGCTCATGCAGGACCAGGTGGATGCCGTCCGCGAACTGGGCATCAGGGCCGGTTTTTTGAACTCCACCCTCAATGTGCGCCAGGCGCGCTCCATCGAACAACGTGCCATGGAGGGAGGGCTCGACCTCCTCTATGTTGCTCCCGAGAGGCTCGTGACGGACAGTTTTATGAGGCTCCTGACCAGGATGGAGATATGCCTCTTCGCAATAGACGAGGCTCACTGCGTCTCGCAATGGGGACATGATTTCCGGCCGGAGTACCTGGAACTCGGCGTCCTTGCCGGGATGTTCCCCGGCGTTCCCCGTGTGGCGCTGACGGCAACAGCGGACGAGACCACAAGGCGGGAGATAGTCGACAAACTGCACCTGGCGAAAGCAAGGCTCTTCATAACGAGCTTCGACAGGCCCAACATACGATACAGGGTCGAGATCAAGGAGAAGGAAAAGGACCAGCTGCTGGATTTTATCAGCTCCGAGCATTCCGGCGAGTCGGGCATCGTCTACTGCATGACGAGAAAGAAAACGGATGAGATCGCACGATTCCTTCAAGAGAAAGGGTTTCCCGCCCTGCCCTACCATGCCGGCCTTGACCGCGAACTGCGGCTCAGGCATCAACGAGAGTTTCTTCAGGGCGAAGGCACCATAATGGTGGCAACCATAGCCTTCGGGATGGGTATCAACAAACCGGATATACGCTTTGTTGCCCATCTCAATCTTCCCAGGACCCTGGAGGGCTACTATCAGGAAACAGGCCGCGCCGGACGCGACGGCGAGCCCGCGGATGCATGGATGGTATACAGCCTTGCCGATATCGTCATGCTTCGCCAGATACTTGAAGAGTCACCGGGAGATGAGAACTTCAAGGCCATCCAGTACAGGAAAATGGAGGCAATGCTGGGTTACTCCGAAACCGCCCGATGCCGAAGGCAGGTGCTCCTCGGCTACTTCGGGGAAACCCTCGTCGATGCCTGCGGCAACTGCGACATGTGCCTCGGACATGTGGAGGTCATCGACGGTACCCTCATTGCCCAGAAGGCCCTGTCATGCGCCTACCGGACAGGGCAGATGTTCGGCACCAATCATCTCGTAGACGTCCTCCTCGGCAAGGATACCTCAAGGGTGCGCTCCTTCGGACACGACAAAGTCTCCACCTACGGCATAGGCAAGGAACTCTCTGCATATGAATGGAGGTCCGTCTACAGGCAGCTCGTCGCAGCGGGGCTCATGAAAGTGGACATGGAAAAGAAAGGCGGCCTGCGGCTGTCAGGCAGATGCAGCGCCGTCCTGCGAGGACAGGAGGTGTTCCAGCTCCGCAAAGACCCCGTGCCCGTCAGGAAGAATGCCAGGAAGAAAGCGCTCGGGGGCCCGACCGCAGCCAGGCTCAATGAAGATCAAAAGTATTTCGAGTTCGACCCTGTTCTCTGGGAGCGCCTTCGCTCATTACGTTTCGAGCTGGCCAAAAGTTCGTCGATCCCTGCCTACACGGTCTTTCACGACAGCACCCTGAAGGAGCTGGTCACACGCCTCCCCGATACGCTCGAAGAGATGCTGACCATTTCCGGCATCGGCCAGGCGAAACTCGAAAAATACGGAGAGCTGTTCCTCGAAGTCATACGGAAGCACCGGGAAGAAACGGCTTCAGAAGCTTGA
- a CDS encoding DUF4126 domain-containing protein: MTREHMETIFAILTGIGLSAACGFRIFLPLLALNLASMYGYIGLAPGFEWIGGYQVTIAFGLATALEVIAYYIPWLDNIMDAIASPVSIIAGTIVTASLITDLPASLKWIISIIAGGGIAGLLQSATVALRAKSTLFTGGMGNFIVASFELLVSAIVSFISLILPIVAFILSLILVAYCLLLARRVYMRKKV; encoded by the coding sequence GTGACGCGGGAACACATGGAGACCATATTTGCCATCCTTACGGGTATCGGGCTGAGCGCCGCATGCGGCTTCAGGATCTTTCTGCCCCTTCTGGCCCTCAATCTCGCGTCTATGTATGGTTATATCGGGCTGGCCCCCGGGTTCGAATGGATCGGGGGATATCAGGTCACGATAGCCTTTGGCCTGGCGACGGCGCTCGAGGTGATTGCGTACTACATTCCATGGCTCGACAACATCATGGACGCCATTGCCTCGCCCGTCAGCATAATAGCGGGAACGATAGTGACAGCGTCGTTGATCACCGACCTGCCGGCTTCATTGAAATGGATCATTTCTATCATTGCAGGTGGGGGGATTGCCGGCCTTCTTCAGAGTGCCACCGTGGCCCTCCGAGCCAAATCCACCCTCTTCACCGGCGGCATGGGGAACTTCATAGTCGCCAGCTTTGAACTTTTGGTGTCGGCGATCGTCTCCTTCATTTCACTTATCCTCCCCATCGTTGCCTTCATCCTGTCGCTGATACTGGTCGCCTACTGCCTGCTTCTGGCTCGCCGGGTATATATGAGGAAGAAGGTTTAG
- a CDS encoding superoxide dismutase, with product MDAQKLYALPDLPYGYDALAPFISEELLRLHHDKHHAAYVNGANAILQRLDKAKTDNADLDTKATYKELSFHFGGHLLHYIFWNNLAPAGKGGGGKPAGVLAELIDREYGSFDRFKKVFSQAAMSTEGSGWAALTFCRLTNRPLIMQVEKHNVNIYPMLRILMALDVWEHAYYLDYKNDRAKFIEAYWNIVNWGAVAKSLEEML from the coding sequence ATGGACGCACAAAAACTCTATGCTTTACCCGATCTCCCCTACGGCTATGACGCGCTCGCACCATTCATATCCGAGGAGCTTCTGAGGCTGCATCATGACAAGCATCACGCGGCATACGTGAACGGGGCCAACGCCATCCTCCAGAGGCTTGACAAGGCCAAGACCGATAATGCGGATCTCGACACCAAGGCAACGTACAAGGAATTGTCCTTCCACTTCGGAGGGCATCTCCTCCATTACATCTTCTGGAACAATCTGGCACCCGCGGGCAAAGGCGGCGGCGGCAAGCCTGCCGGTGTCCTCGCGGAGCTTATCGACAGGGAGTATGGCTCCTTCGACCGTTTCAAAAAGGTCTTTTCGCAGGCCGCGATGAGCACCGAGGGTTCGGGATGGGCAGCGCTCACCTTCTGCAGACTGACGAACAGGCCCCTCATCATGCAGGTGGAAAAGCATAACGTAAATATCTACCCCATGCTCAGGATCCTCATGGCCCTCGATGTCTGGGAACACGCCTACTACCTCGACTACAAGAACGACAGGGCAAAGTTCATCGAGGCCTACTGGAACATAGTCAACTGGGGCGCCGTGGCAAAGAGCCTGGAGGAAATGCTTTAG